The Roseovarius sp. EL26 genome contains the following window.
AAACTCGTGCCTGCTCCGCTCCCTCGGAACGGTATAATTCGCGATAACGGCGCGGATGAAATGGATCATAGCCCGGCACATAAAACACGTGGCGACGTCGTACTGATGCCTTGGCTGAACTGCTCATCTTCATCCTCTTGCCTCCCACTCTAAAGTACTTTCGGGAGGTCTGTGAAGCGCTTTATCAGCCCCACAACAGAGGAAAAATCACGGTAATTTCATTATACCTTCAAAGGTTTGCATAGTCTGCGTAACCACGGTGTTACCCTATGGTTGCCAATGCTGGAAAGGCCTCAAGCAACCAGAAGGAAAAGGCCGAAAATCCGCCGGTCAACATCAACAGACCAATCGTCCAGAGCAATAGCCCCATGACCTTTTCAATCTGCTCCATATGACGTTTCATCCACGTCATTGCACCACCCAGTTTGGGCAACATCATCGCCACTACCAGAAATGGCACACCAAGTCCGATGGCATAAACTGCAAGCAAAAGGGTCCCACGCGAAACTGAGCCTTCCGAGGCCGCCAGCGACAAGATCGCCCCAAGTTGTGGCCCAATGCATGGCGTCCAGCCAAAGGCAAACGCCAACCCCAGAATATAGGCCCCAAAGGCTGACCCACCTCGGTCCCCTACATCCATACGCGCCTCGCGGTTGAGGAACGGAATGCGGTAAATGCCAATGAAATGCGCGCCAAAGACCATCACAATGACACCGGCCAAAGTATTGAAAGTACTTTGGTATTGCAAAAACACCGTGCCAAAGGCCGAGGCTGCAAACCCAAGCAGCAAAAACACCGTCGATAACCCTAACACAAAGCAAAGCGCGGGGCCCATGGCCTTAGTGCGCGCGCTTTTATCTTCATTCAGGTCCGTCAGTGTAACCCCGCTCATATACGCCAGATACGGTGGCACAATGGGCAAAACGCAGGGGCTGAGGAATGAGATTACCCCCGCCATTAGCGCCACGATCATGGCCGGCACAAGGCTGGCGTCTATGATTTCGATTCCAAACATATCCCCCACATAATCAATTACATGGCAAAGGTCACGCGGCGTGCTGTCACATCCTTGTGGACAGCACGTGATCGCTTCGTTATCTCGCGCTTATGGAACCAACACTGACCATTGATGCCCGCGGGCTGCTGTGCCCCCTGCCCGTGTTGAAGCTGCAAAAGCGGCTCAAGGCGCTCGAGAGCGGTAATATTCTGGAATTGATCGCCGATGATCCGGCAGCTGTGATCGATGTTCCGCATTATTGCAATGAATCCGGGAACGAGCTGGTTAAAACCGAAGAGCGCGCGGGCAGCAACGCTTACTTCGTTCGCAAAACGGCCTGACCTCTCTGCCCTCCTGACATAAAAATGGCCCACAGAGCGGATCTGCGGGCCATAATCATTCTATATTGTCAGCGGAACCTTAGCTCAGCGACCACCAACCACGGCGTTTGGGCTTGGCCTCAACCGGCGCCTTAGCCACCTCTTCCACTACGGGCGCTACTGCCTCCTCTACCGCAACCGCAGCAACAGGCTCTGGCGTTGGCTCAGGCGCAGCTTCCACGGCAACAGGTTCTGGTGCCGGGGCAACTTCTGGTTCAGCTTTAACCTCTGGGGCAGCTTCCTGAACCGGCTCAGGGGCTGGCTCAACAGGTGCCTCTGCAGCTGTCGGAGCCTCCTCAGCTGGTGCAGCAGGCGCTTCCTCAGCAGCAACCTTGGCCTTGGCAGGCTTACGACGTGTGCGCTTTGGCTTGGCCGGGGCTTCTTCTGCTGGGGCTTCTGCCGCAGCATCGGTTGCCTTTGGGCTTGCTTCAGCTGTTTCAGCCTCGGCTGCCTCAACCTTCTTTGCTGGCTTTTTCCGCGTGCGTTTGCGCTTTGGTGCAGGCTTGTCAGCATCCGCAGTTGCTTCGGCTTCGCCCTCTTGCGCAGCTGGGGCCTCTACGACCTCAGCATCAGGTTTTGCCTCTGTGGTATCGGCTTTAGTATCATCCACCGCAGCGTCCGTTGCGGCATCAGCCCCTTCGACCTGAGCTTCACCCGTTGCCACATCACCCTCATTGCGCTGCCCTTTAGAGCGACGACGACGGCGGCGGCGCTTTTTCTTGGGCTGCTCTTCAGATTCGGTCTCGGCCTCAGAGGTCGCAACGACCTCTTCCGCTTCGTCCTCAACAGGCAAATCATCCATCAGCGAGCTGTCAACAGACACAACCGGTGCAGTGGCTTCGGGCACGGCACGGGTCGCGGTTTTGAACTTCTCAATCGTATAATCCGGGCTGATCAACATCGGATCACCTTCAATCCGAACCGACAGACCATAACGTGCTTCGATTTGCGCCACATGCTCACGTTTTTGGTTCATCAGGAAGTTGGCAATGCCGACCGGGCATTTGACCAGAACTTCGCGTGACCGACGGCGCACACCTTCTTCTTCAATCTGACGCAAGATAGACAGCGCAAGGTTGTCATCAGAACGGATCAAGCCCGTACCGTGGCACGATGGGCAAGGCTGTGTTGTTGCCTCGATCATACCGGGACGCAGACGCTGACGACTCATCTCCATCAGGCCAAAACCGGAAATCCGACCCACCTGAATACGCGCACGGTCGGTTTTGAGCTTGTCTTTCATCCGCTTTTCAACGGCAGCGTTGTTCTTGCGCTCGTCCATATCGATGAAATCGATGACGATCAGGCCTGCCAGATCGCGCAGACGCAGCTGGCGGGCCACCTCTTCAGCTGCTTCAAGGTTGGTCTTGGTCGCGGTATCCTCGATTGAGCCCTCTTTGGTCGCTCGACCAGAGTTCACGTCGATCGCCACCAACGCCTCGGTCACGCCGATCACAATATAGCCACCCGATTTCAGTTGTACCGTGGGGTTGAACATTGACCCCAGATAGCTTTCAACCTGGAAGCGCGCAAACAACGGCATGGTCTCGGTGTAATGCTTCACGTTTTTGGCGTGTGACGGCATGATCATCTTCATGAAGTCTTTGGCGATGCGGTAACCACCTTCACCCTCAACCAACACTTCTTCGATCTCGCGGTTATACAAATCGCGGATCGAGCGTTTGATCAGGTCGCCCTCTTCATAGATCTTCGCAGGCGCAATTGATTTTAGCGTCAATTCACGAATTTGCTCCCACATCCGTTGCAGGTATTCATAGTCGCGCTTGATTTCGGCCTTGGTGCGCTTGGCCCCAGCGGTACGGATAATCAAACCCGCCCCCTGTGGCACATCAATCTCGTTGGCGATCTCTTTCAGTTTCTTGCGGTCGGGTGCGTTGGTGATCTTGCGGGAAATGCCTCCACCACGTGCAGTGTTAGGCATTAAGACACAATAGCGACCAGCCAGTGACAGGTATGTCGTCAGGGCCGCGCCCTTGTTGCCGCGTTCTTCTTTGACCACCTGCACCAGCAAGATTTGGCGCACTTTGATCACTTCTTGAATTTTATACCGACGCGCACGCGGTTTGCGTGGTGGGCGAATGTCTTCGCTGTCGTCTTCATCGGCCACAGATTCGATGGAATCGTCTTTATCTTTGGCGTCTGCACGCCGCGCATTGCGACGTGGGCGACGTCGGCCGCGGGTTTTGCCTTCGGGCTTGTCCGCATCCTTATCCGCATCGTCTGTGCTATCTGCGTCTTCTGATGAGGCGACTGCCCCTTCTGCCTCAGAAGTTTCATCACTCGCAGCTGCGTCTGCGGCATCTGTGTTGTCTTCTTCTGCTGCGGAATCCGCGTCAGCAACCTCTGCAGTAGATTCTATTGTGGCTTCGGCCGCAGCGCCTTGTGCAGGGCTGTCTTGTTCATCGACATCTTGAGTGGATGTTTCAACAGCATCATCCGCAGCCAGTGTCGTGTCGGCACCGGCCTCGTCCTCAAGGTCGATGGTTTCCATGCCGGAGATTGTATCGTCCGACGCATCTGCGGTGACAACTGCGTCTTCTGATTTAACTTTCTCAGCCTTGCTGGAGCTGCGCGATCGTGACCGGCGTTTTGGCGCCTCATCTTCGTCATCTCGCGCTTTCATTGCCTCAGCATAGGCGCGCTCTTCTTCCAGCAATGCCTCGCGGTCAGCAACCGGGATCTGGTAATAATCCGGGTGAATTTCTGAAAACGCCAGAAATCCATGACGGTTGCCACCATATTCAACAAAAGCCGCCTGAAGCGAAGGTTCAACCCGTGTTACTTTTGCGAGATAGATATTTCCGGCGAGTTGCCGTTTGTTTTCGGATTCAAAATCAAATTCCTCGACCTTGTTTCCGTCAACCACCACGACGCGGGTTTCCTCCGCGTGGGTGGCATCGATAAGCATTTTCTTAGCCATGTGTTCCGTCTTGACCACGGCAAACGGACCAGCCCCGGTGGGGCGGCGTTCTGCGGCGGTTTTGTGTTGATGGCAATGGACAGCGCAAAAGCAGGGGTGCCGTTTTCGGCCCCTGCCCCAAAGATCTGTTGTCTCGCGCGCCTCATCGCGTTTCTTCTACTCCGGTCCGGATTTGGACCTGTTATGTGCAAGCGGCCGGTTATCCAGGCTACAGGCATTTGGTTTGCCCGAATAATACGGGCACAATCGGTCTGTTCAAACGCGTCGGAATCTTTCCTGACTTATGTTCAGAACAGCGAAACTCTCGGATGCGTTACATTATCTTCGCGCATCTTAGTTTTACACTAATGTCTCATTGAGACGAATTACAATGGAAAAATGTGAATAACCCTGCCCACTGGGTCATTATAAGTAATCTGAGCGCTGCAATCCATATTTGGCCATCTTCTCGTTCAAGGTCCGGCGTGGCAGACACAGCTCATCCATGACCGAGGCAATCGACCCTTTGTGCCGCCGCATGGTGTTATCGATCAGCATCCGTTCGAACGCCTCGACATATTCCTTGAGCGGTTTGCCCTCGGTGGTCATCACAGGCTGCATTTCCTGATGATCCGACATCAAGAGCGAGGCAATTGTCCCACTGCCACGGCGCGATTGCAGCACCGCGCGTTCGGCCAGATTAATCAGTTGACGCACATTGCCCGGCCAAGGGGCCTGCAGCAATTGCGCCGCTTCTTGCGCAGACACCTGCGGTGGCTCACATCCATAGTCATCAGAGAATTGCTCACTCAGACGCGTAAACAACGTCAAAATATCTTCACCACGCTGGCGCAGCGGCGGCACAGTCATGCGTAGGCTGGCCAGCCGGTAAAACAGATCAGCCCGCAGCGCGTCTTCGCAGGTGCGATCCTGCTCTTGCAGGTTGCAGATGGCAATGATCCGGGTTTCTGGCGGGGTACCTTCGTCATTGATGAACGTCAGCAGGCGCGCCTGCGCGGTATCACTCAACGCCTCGATATCTTCCAGAACTAACGTCCCACCACGGGCTTCCTCAACAGCTGGTAACTGGCTGTCTTCTGGTTGCACGGGGCCAAACAGGCGTCGCATCAGCGCGTCGTCTTCAAAGGCCGCGCAAGAGACTAAAACAAATTTGCGCCCGGCACGTGCGCCAGCGGCATGCAAGGCATG
Protein-coding sequences here:
- a CDS encoding cytochrome c biogenesis CcdA family protein; amino-acid sequence: MFGIEIIDASLVPAMIVALMAGVISFLSPCVLPIVPPYLAYMSGVTLTDLNEDKSARTKAMGPALCFVLGLSTVFLLLGFAASAFGTVFLQYQSTFNTLAGVIVMVFGAHFIGIYRIPFLNREARMDVGDRGGSAFGAYILGLAFAFGWTPCIGPQLGAILSLAASEGSVSRGTLLLAVYAIGLGVPFLVVAMMLPKLGGAMTWMKRHMEQIEKVMGLLLWTIGLLMLTGGFSAFSFWLLEAFPALATIG
- a CDS encoding sigma-54 dependent transcriptional regulator, translated to MPTAMKIAIVDDEQDMRQSISQWLALSGYDTQAFASAEEALKVLGPDYPGIVVTDIRMPGMDGMQFLKKLMGTDSSLPVIMITGHGDVPMAVEAMRLGAFDFLEKPFNPDRMSELAKKATNARRLTMDSRILRRELSDGGQLMKKLIGASPVMERLKEDILDLGQADGHILIEGETGTGKTLVAHALHAAGARAGRKFVLVSCAAFEDDALMRRLFGPVQPEDSQLPAVEEARGGTLVLEDIEALSDTAQARLLTFINDEGTPPETRIIAICNLQEQDRTCEDALRADLFYRLASLRMTVPPLRQRGEDILTLFTRLSEQFSDDYGCEPPQVSAQEAAQLLQAPWPGNVRQLINLAERAVLQSRRGSGTIASLLMSDHQEMQPVMTTEGKPLKEYVEAFERMLIDNTMRRHKGSIASVMDELCLPRRTLNEKMAKYGLQRSDYL
- a CDS encoding sulfurtransferase TusA family protein; translation: MEPTLTIDARGLLCPLPVLKLQKRLKALESGNILELIADDPAAVIDVPHYCNESGNELVKTEERAGSNAYFVRKTA
- a CDS encoding ribonuclease E/G, whose translation is MAKKMLIDATHAEETRVVVVDGNKVEEFDFESENKRQLAGNIYLAKVTRVEPSLQAAFVEYGGNRHGFLAFSEIHPDYYQIPVADREALLEEERAYAEAMKARDDEDEAPKRRSRSRSSSKAEKVKSEDAVVTADASDDTISGMETIDLEDEAGADTTLAADDAVETSTQDVDEQDSPAQGAAAEATIESTAEVADADSAAEEDNTDAADAAASDETSEAEGAVASSEDADSTDDADKDADKPEGKTRGRRRPRRNARRADAKDKDDSIESVADEDDSEDIRPPRKPRARRYKIQEVIKVRQILLVQVVKEERGNKGAALTTYLSLAGRYCVLMPNTARGGGISRKITNAPDRKKLKEIANEIDVPQGAGLIIRTAGAKRTKAEIKRDYEYLQRMWEQIRELTLKSIAPAKIYEEGDLIKRSIRDLYNREIEEVLVEGEGGYRIAKDFMKMIMPSHAKNVKHYTETMPLFARFQVESYLGSMFNPTVQLKSGGYIVIGVTEALVAIDVNSGRATKEGSIEDTATKTNLEAAEEVARQLRLRDLAGLIVIDFIDMDERKNNAAVEKRMKDKLKTDRARIQVGRISGFGLMEMSRQRLRPGMIEATTQPCPSCHGTGLIRSDDNLALSILRQIEEEGVRRRSREVLVKCPVGIANFLMNQKREHVAQIEARYGLSVRIEGDPMLISPDYTIEKFKTATRAVPEATAPVVSVDSSLMDDLPVEDEAEEVVATSEAETESEEQPKKKRRRRRRRSKGQRNEGDVATGEAQVEGADAATDAAVDDTKADTTEAKPDAEVVEAPAAQEGEAEATADADKPAPKRKRTRKKPAKKVEAAEAETAEASPKATDAAAEAPAEEAPAKPKRTRRKPAKAKVAAEEAPAAPAEEAPTAAEAPVEPAPEPVQEAAPEVKAEPEVAPAPEPVAVEAAPEPTPEPVAAVAVEEAVAPVVEEVAKAPVEAKPKRRGWWSLS